A single region of the Populus nigra chromosome 2, ddPopNigr1.1, whole genome shotgun sequence genome encodes:
- the LOC133682894 gene encoding uncharacterized protein LOC133682894 — protein sequence MEMISKYGTDRENHPSFDGAAWCVASGGVTKGRVYGAPRMPKSKVSTSSSSHSYSVESSYPSSSYRALQKEIKDKEEEIKKKDDFILEMKRQMDSMKEYLVNNLGYHDGTSNIDQGMPPPLTPSIPPPMAPQIMTPMGPASQPIFRPTPRPLYPDQSCVDPQYHGLSSQPAP from the coding sequence atggagatgatttcaaagtatggaactgatcgggaaaatcatccttcatttgATGGAGCAGCTTGGTGTGTGGCTTCAGGAGGAGTTACAAAGGGTAGGGTATATGGTGCACCTCGTATGCCAAAATCAAAAGTTAGTACAAGCTCTTCATCACATTCCTACTCGGTGGAGTCATCATATCCCAGTTCATCGTATCGAGCATTGCAAAAGGAGATAAAGGataaagaagaggagataaagaaaaaagatgattttattcttgaaatgaaaCGACAGATGGATTCCATGAAAGAATATCTTGTGAACAATCTTGGATACCATGATGGGACATCAAATATTGATCAAGGTATGCCACCACCTTTGACTCCATCAATACCGCCACCTATGGCTCCTCAGATAATGACACCTATGGGTCCCGCATCTCAACCAATTTTTCGACCTACACCTCGACCTTTATATCCTGATCAATCTTGTGTTGATCCACAATATCATGGTTTGTCTTCGCAACCAGCACCATGA